A genomic region of Ammospiza nelsoni isolate bAmmNel1 chromosome 3, bAmmNel1.pri, whole genome shotgun sequence contains the following coding sequences:
- the ADAT2 gene encoding tRNA-specific adenosine deaminase 2 isoform X1: protein MDQALDAAKEALEKGEVPVGCLLVYNGEVIGRGRNEVNETKNVSAAGRGHRGSAALPWLVPGLGLKRALLKSPGLGVRNDRAAAPDEVLSAGQNKKLFPVHFRPVATLTNYNTWC from the exons ATGGACCAGGCGCTCGACGCG GCTAAGGAGGCGCTGGAGAAAGGGGAGGTTCCCGTGGGCTGCCTGCTGGTCTACAACGGCGAGGTCATAGGCAGGGGCAGGAACGAAGTCAACGAGACGAAGAACGTGAGTGCCGCGGGCCGGGGACACCGCGGCTCGGCCGCCCTGCCCTGGCTTGTCCCGGGGCTGGGTCTCAAACGTGCTCTCCTGAAGTCACCGGGGTTAGGAGTGAGAAATGACCGTGCAGCCGCCCCTGATGAGGTTCTGTCCGCAGGCCAGAACAAAAAACTATTTCCTGTACATTTTAGACCTGTTGCAACCTTAACCAACTATAACACCTGGTGCTGA